In the Caballeronia sp. LZ062 genome, one interval contains:
- a CDS encoding aldo/keto reductase, whose translation MANTVPVVTLPDGEVIPKLGQGTWAMGERPNARKAEIAALREGVELGMTLIDTAEMYGDGESEKLIAEALSDVRDDVFIVSKVYPHNGSERGVQAACERSLKRLKTDRIDLYLLHWRGGEDLQGVVAGFEKLRRDGKIRHWGVSNFDTDDMQELFSLDGGDACATDQILYNVARRGPEFDLLPWLRERRLPAMAYSPVDHARLPRGGVLAKIAAARGVSAFQVALAWVLQQPEVFAIPKAADVGHVRENRAAVELRLSEQELAEIDREFAPPRGKRGLEML comes from the coding sequence ATGGCGAATACCGTACCCGTCGTCACGCTGCCGGACGGCGAAGTGATCCCGAAGCTCGGCCAGGGCACCTGGGCGATGGGCGAGCGCCCGAACGCGCGCAAGGCGGAAATCGCGGCGCTGCGCGAAGGCGTCGAGCTGGGGATGACGCTCATCGACACCGCCGAGATGTACGGCGACGGCGAAAGCGAAAAGCTCATTGCCGAGGCGTTGTCGGATGTGCGCGACGACGTGTTCATCGTGAGCAAGGTGTATCCGCACAACGGCAGCGAGCGCGGCGTGCAGGCGGCGTGCGAGCGAAGCCTGAAGCGTCTGAAAACCGATCGCATCGACTTGTACTTGCTGCACTGGCGCGGCGGCGAGGATTTGCAGGGCGTGGTCGCGGGCTTCGAGAAGCTCAGGCGCGACGGCAAGATTCGCCATTGGGGCGTGAGCAACTTCGACACCGACGACATGCAGGAGCTTTTCTCGCTCGATGGCGGCGATGCCTGCGCGACCGATCAGATTCTCTATAACGTCGCGCGGCGCGGTCCGGAGTTCGACTTGCTGCCGTGGCTGCGTGAGCGTCGGCTGCCGGCGATGGCCTACAGCCCGGTCGATCATGCGCGGCTGCCGCGCGGCGGCGTGCTCGCGAAGATCGCGGCGGCGCGGGGCGTGTCGGCGTTTCAGGTGGCGCTTGCGTGGGTGCTGCAACAGCCCGAGGTGTTCGCGATTCCGAAGGCCGCGGATGTCGGGCATGTGCGGGAGAATCGGGCGGCGGTGGAATTACGGTTGTCGGAGCAGGAGTTGGCGGAGATCGATCGGGAATTCGCGCCGCCGAGGGGGAAGAGGGGGTTGGAGATGCTTTGA
- the aspT gene encoding aspartate-alanine antiporter — MIWHLLATQPEIALFSSLAIGFFIGSFRFGPIQLGGVCGTLIVALILGQSGARISPDLKNIAFALFIFALGFTGGPQFFANIGRGWRYGALSFVEVIVVVMLVLGIAAMLKLDAGTAAGLLAGGATESAVIGTASEAVARLGLPVAETARLQANIVTAYSVSYLFGLVTIVLFASQFAPLILRVNLRDEAERVWRKLGGDGALAEGQTPAITPLAGRELKVTSAAGISIGELEKRFGHNISVQRVMRDRSVIKGQPSVMLKAGDRIVIAGRREALVEAMPWIGEEVFNGSGADYFVEKVDVMLTNRALHGLTLAQARARANPADGRGVFVAAVTRLDSTVPALPGTQVQRGDVLTLVGSKEDVTRGAAKLGYIIRATQKTDFVFLGLGVLVGMGIGRLSAHVGGIDLSLGTGGGCLLAGLVFGWIRSRYPVIGSLPSAAAQVLKDFGLCTFIAAVGLSAGADALRLIREFGVALPAAGIVITLVPALASLIVGRTLLKLDVPMLLGAIAGQQCSTPAISALVGVTGNATPVIGYTITYAISNVLLPLLGPLVVGLVSKLG, encoded by the coding sequence ATGATCTGGCATCTGCTCGCGACACAACCGGAGATTGCGCTTTTCAGCAGCCTCGCTATCGGCTTCTTTATCGGCTCGTTCAGGTTTGGTCCAATACAGCTTGGTGGCGTCTGCGGTACGCTGATCGTCGCGCTTATTCTTGGACAGAGCGGCGCGCGTATATCGCCGGATCTGAAAAACATTGCGTTCGCGTTATTCATTTTCGCGCTCGGTTTCACCGGCGGCCCGCAGTTTTTTGCAAACATCGGGCGCGGCTGGCGGTACGGTGCGCTCTCGTTTGTCGAGGTCATCGTGGTGGTCATGCTCGTGCTCGGCATCGCGGCGATGCTCAAGCTCGACGCGGGCACGGCGGCCGGACTGCTCGCGGGAGGCGCGACGGAATCCGCGGTGATCGGAACGGCGTCGGAGGCGGTCGCGCGGCTCGGACTGCCGGTGGCCGAGACCGCGCGTCTGCAGGCAAACATCGTCACGGCGTACAGCGTCAGTTATCTGTTCGGGCTCGTGACGATCGTGCTGTTCGCGAGCCAGTTCGCGCCGCTCATCTTGCGCGTGAATCTGCGCGACGAAGCCGAGCGCGTGTGGCGCAAGCTCGGCGGCGACGGCGCGCTCGCCGAAGGGCAGACGCCCGCCATCACGCCGCTCGCCGGCCGCGAACTGAAGGTGACGAGCGCCGCGGGTATCAGCATCGGGGAGCTGGAAAAGCGTTTCGGACACAACATCAGCGTGCAGCGCGTGATGCGCGACCGCTCCGTCATCAAGGGCCAGCCGTCGGTGATGCTGAAGGCGGGCGATCGAATCGTGATCGCGGGGCGGCGCGAGGCGCTGGTCGAAGCGATGCCGTGGATCGGCGAGGAAGTGTTCAACGGCAGCGGGGCCGATTACTTCGTCGAGAAGGTCGACGTGATGCTCACGAACCGCGCGCTGCACGGCCTCACGCTCGCGCAGGCGCGCGCCCGCGCGAATCCGGCCGACGGGCGCGGTGTGTTCGTCGCGGCGGTGACGCGCCTCGACAGCACGGTGCCCGCGCTGCCCGGCACGCAGGTGCAGCGCGGCGACGTGCTCACGCTCGTCGGCAGCAAGGAGGACGTGACGCGCGGCGCCGCGAAGCTCGGCTACATCATTCGCGCAACGCAAAAGACGGACTTCGTGTTTCTCGGGCTCGGCGTGCTGGTGGGCATGGGTATCGGGCGGCTGTCGGCGCATGTGGGCGGCATCGACCTTTCGCTCGGGACGGGCGGCGGCTGTCTGCTCGCGGGGCTGGTGTTCGGCTGGATTCGCTCGCGTTATCCCGTGATCGGCTCGCTGCCGTCGGCGGCGGCGCAAGTCTTGAAAGACTTCGGGCTCTGCACGTTCATCGCGGCAGTCGGCCTGTCGGCGGGCGCGGACGCGCTGCGGCTCATCCGCGAATTCGGCGTCGCGCTGCCGGCGGCGGGCATCGTCATCACGCTCGTGCCGGCGCTCGCCTCGCTCATCGTCGGGCGCACGTTGCTCAAGCTCGACGTGCCAATGCTGCTCGGCGCGATTGCCGGCCAGCAGTGCAGCACGCCCGCCATCAGCGCGCTCGTCGGCGTGACGGGCAACGCGACGCCCGTCATCGGCTACACCATCACTTACGCCATTTCCAACGTGCTGCTGCCGCTGCTCGGTCCGCTCGTCGTCGGACTGGTGAGCAAGCTCGGCTAG
- the aspT gene encoding aspartate-alanine antiporter, whose protein sequence is MDWLHAIFVKSPETALFLSLAAGYLIGQINFGKFQLGGVGGSLIAAVVVSQVGVQIDNGVKSVMFAVFIYAVGYDSGPQFFNSLNRRTLREIAMAVFLAITALVTVIVCAKLFGLNKGLAAGLAGGALTQSAIIGTAGDAIARLGLPAAETKALQADVAIAYAVTYVFGSLGALIVCVNLLPKFMGQSLKDASIEAEQALAGDAGPAPGQVSALPPLVGRAYRVTAAGAAGRTVAEIEMAEQDLITVERVRRAGHAPEPRPDVMLEAGDIALVVGRREAMVGAASQFGEEVADSDGVSIVMQKRQGVFARRGMNRTTIAAVRATVDRDMRHGVYLQAISRAGMPLPVLPETRLEHGDVLTFYGSPQDTKRAVDAAGYELPYSNKTDFIYMGVGIVIGLLMGLVVVRVGGIPITLGSGGGCLLAGLVFGWMRGKHPMYGVMPPAASQLLKDFGLAAFVAVVGLNSGLQAVVTVKQSGLTLFLLGVFVTLFPLLLTMLFGRYVLRYDNAAVFAGALSGSRSANPAFGGVLDKAESPVPTAAFAVTYALANVLLTLLGPLVVGLV, encoded by the coding sequence ATGGACTGGCTCCACGCGATTTTCGTGAAGTCGCCGGAAACGGCGCTGTTCCTGTCGCTTGCGGCGGGCTACCTGATCGGCCAGATCAATTTCGGCAAGTTCCAGCTGGGCGGCGTCGGCGGCTCGCTGATCGCCGCGGTCGTTGTGAGCCAGGTCGGCGTGCAGATCGACAACGGCGTGAAGTCCGTTATGTTCGCCGTGTTCATCTACGCGGTCGGCTACGACTCCGGGCCGCAGTTCTTCAACTCGCTGAACCGGCGAACGCTGCGCGAAATCGCGATGGCCGTTTTTCTGGCGATAACGGCGCTCGTCACCGTGATCGTCTGCGCGAAGCTATTCGGGCTGAACAAGGGGCTGGCGGCGGGACTGGCGGGCGGCGCGCTCACGCAGTCCGCGATCATCGGCACGGCGGGCGACGCCATCGCGCGGCTCGGCTTGCCCGCCGCCGAAACGAAGGCGCTGCAGGCGGACGTCGCGATCGCCTACGCCGTGACCTACGTATTCGGGTCGCTCGGCGCGCTCATCGTGTGCGTGAACCTTCTGCCGAAGTTCATGGGGCAGAGCCTGAAAGATGCGTCCATCGAGGCGGAGCAGGCGCTTGCGGGCGATGCCGGTCCCGCGCCGGGTCAGGTTTCCGCGTTGCCGCCGCTCGTCGGGCGCGCGTATCGCGTCACGGCGGCGGGCGCGGCGGGGCGCACGGTCGCGGAGATCGAGATGGCCGAGCAGGATCTGATCACCGTCGAGCGCGTGCGGCGCGCGGGACACGCGCCCGAGCCGCGCCCTGACGTGATGCTCGAAGCGGGCGATATCGCACTCGTCGTCGGGCGGCGCGAGGCGATGGTCGGCGCCGCATCGCAGTTCGGCGAGGAAGTCGCGGACAGCGACGGCGTGAGCATCGTGATGCAGAAGCGCCAGGGCGTGTTCGCGCGGCGCGGCATGAATCGCACGACGATCGCGGCGGTGCGCGCGACAGTCGACCGCGACATGCGCCACGGCGTCTATCTACAGGCGATCTCGCGCGCCGGCATGCCGCTCCCCGTGCTGCCCGAAACGCGGCTCGAACATGGCGACGTCCTCACGTTCTACGGCTCGCCGCAGGACACGAAGCGCGCCGTCGATGCAGCCGGATACGAGCTGCCCTACAGCAACAAGACCGATTTCATCTACATGGGCGTGGGCATCGTGATCGGGCTTCTGATGGGGCTCGTCGTGGTGCGCGTGGGCGGCATTCCCATCACGCTCGGGTCGGGCGGCGGCTGTCTGCTTGCTGGCCTCGTGTTCGGCTGGATGCGCGGCAAGCATCCGATGTACGGCGTGATGCCGCCCGCCGCGTCGCAATTGCTGAAAGACTTCGGACTCGCGGCATTCGTCGCGGTGGTCGGGCTGAACTCCGGCTTGCAGGCGGTCGTCACGGTGAAGCAGAGCGGCCTCACGCTTTTTCTGCTCGGCGTGTTCGTCACATTGTTTCCGCTGCTGCTGACGATGCTCTTCGGTCGCTACGTGCTGCGCTACGACAACGCGGCGGTGTTCGCGGGCGCGCTATCCGGCTCGCGCAGCGCGAATCCGGCGTTCGGCGGCGTGCTCGACAAAGCGGAAAGCCCCGTGCCGACCGCCGCGTTCGCCGTGACGTATGCGCTCGCGAACGTGCTGCTGACGCTGCTCGGGCCGCTCGTGGTCGGGCTAGTCTAG
- a CDS encoding ABC transporter ATP-binding protein, translating into MNGPPPSAFPAFGAAKGSETDALTVVGLTVSYRTRWHERDVLQDVTLRVRRGEAYGLVGESGCGKSTAALAILRYLPRNGRVKAGRITVGGHDVATLPAEALRALRANAVSMVYQDPGRALNPSLSIARQVSEAFEAAGASADDALARTADMLRRVRIASPERVMESYPHQLSGGMQQRVVIAMALACNPELLILDEPTTGLDATVEAEVLDLIAQLRAELGTAVLFISHNLAVIGRMCDRVGVLYAGRLVEEGATADVFAKPRHPYTVGLLRCLPTNARTKDTGRLDTIPGSLPLPGSVAQGCIFAPRCKMADERCVKEAPPPYRVAARHGDQMARCHYHERAHLLPRSTDATPPPAPPRDDAPLALSARHVSKTFRVGDEDVRAVHDVSLDLAQGETLGLVGESGSGKTTLAKLLLGLVSPDEGATLELDGQRLAERVTRRSGEQVKSLQIVFQNPDSALNRAHSVRRLIARSLAKLGALHGEAKERRLHTLTEAVRLPERYLGSRTRQLSGGLKQRVAIARAFAGDPRVVVCDEPTSALDVSVQAAILNLLADLQRERRVSYVFISHDLHVVRYLSDRIAVLYLGRIMEIGRAADVFDGPQHPYTEALLSSAPSLDEAHAAGKRIRLSGELPSAANPPSGCVFHTRCPRKIGEICERETPPCRDAGNGHAIHCHIPVDELRALQAGENVT; encoded by the coding sequence ATGAACGGACCGCCGCCATCGGCTTTCCCCGCGTTCGGCGCGGCCAAGGGCAGCGAGACGGACGCGCTGACGGTCGTCGGCCTGACGGTCTCGTATCGCACGCGCTGGCACGAACGCGATGTCCTGCAGGATGTGACGCTGCGCGTGCGGCGCGGCGAAGCGTACGGGCTCGTCGGCGAATCCGGCTGCGGCAAATCGACGGCCGCGCTTGCGATCCTGCGCTATCTGCCGCGCAACGGCCGCGTGAAGGCGGGCCGCATCACGGTCGGCGGACACGACGTCGCCACGCTGCCCGCCGAAGCGCTTCGCGCGCTGCGGGCCAACGCCGTGTCGATGGTCTATCAGGACCCGGGCCGCGCGCTCAATCCGTCGCTGTCCATTGCGCGTCAGGTCTCCGAAGCATTCGAAGCGGCGGGCGCCTCCGCCGACGACGCACTCGCCCGCACCGCCGACATGCTGCGCCGCGTGCGCATCGCGTCGCCGGAGCGCGTGATGGAGAGTTACCCGCATCAATTGTCGGGCGGCATGCAGCAGCGCGTCGTGATCGCGATGGCGCTCGCGTGCAATCCCGAACTGCTGATTCTCGACGAACCGACGACCGGGCTCGACGCCACCGTCGAAGCCGAAGTGCTCGATCTGATCGCCCAGTTGCGGGCGGAACTCGGCACGGCGGTGCTCTTCATCAGCCACAACCTCGCGGTGATCGGGCGCATGTGCGACCGCGTCGGCGTGCTGTACGCGGGCCGGCTGGTGGAGGAAGGCGCAACCGCCGACGTCTTCGCGAAACCGCGTCATCCGTACACGGTCGGCCTGCTGCGCTGCCTGCCGACAAACGCGCGCACGAAGGACACCGGCCGGCTCGACACGATTCCCGGCTCGCTGCCGCTGCCGGGATCGGTCGCGCAAGGCTGCATCTTCGCGCCGCGCTGCAAGATGGCCGACGAACGCTGCGTGAAGGAAGCGCCGCCGCCGTATCGCGTGGCGGCGCGTCACGGCGATCAGATGGCGCGCTGTCATTACCACGAGCGCGCGCACCTGTTGCCCCGCTCGACCGATGCAACGCCGCCGCCCGCGCCGCCGCGCGACGACGCGCCGCTCGCGCTCTCGGCCCGTCATGTGTCGAAAACTTTCCGTGTCGGCGATGAAGACGTGCGCGCCGTCCACGATGTCTCGCTCGATCTCGCGCAGGGCGAAACGCTCGGGCTCGTCGGCGAATCCGGCAGCGGCAAGACGACGCTCGCAAAACTGCTGCTCGGTCTCGTCTCGCCGGATGAAGGCGCGACGCTGGAACTCGACGGCCAGCGCCTGGCCGAGCGCGTCACGCGGCGCAGCGGCGAGCAGGTGAAGTCGCTGCAGATCGTGTTTCAGAATCCCGACTCCGCGCTGAACCGCGCGCATTCCGTGCGCAGGCTCATTGCGCGGTCGCTCGCGAAGCTCGGCGCACTGCACGGCGAAGCGAAAGAGCGGCGCCTGCACACGCTGACCGAGGCGGTGCGCCTGCCAGAGCGTTATCTCGGCTCGCGCACACGCCAGTTGTCGGGCGGTCTCAAGCAACGCGTCGCGATTGCGCGCGCGTTCGCGGGCGATCCGCGCGTCGTGGTTTGCGATGAGCCCACGTCCGCGCTCGATGTCTCCGTGCAAGCCGCGATCCTCAACCTGCTCGCGGATTTGCAGCGCGAGCGGCGCGTGAGCTATGTGTTCATCTCGCACGATCTGCATGTCGTGCGCTATCTGTCGGACCGCATCGCGGTGCTGTATCTCGGGCGCATCATGGAAATCGGCCGCGCCGCCGATGTGTTCGACGGCCCGCAGCATCCGTACACCGAAGCATTGCTTTCGTCGGCGCCATCGCTCGACGAAGCGCACGCGGCGGGCAAGCGCATCCGCCTGTCGGGCGAGTTGCCTAGCGCCGCGAATCCGCCGTCGGGGTGCGTTTTTCACACGCGCTGCCCGCGCAAGATCGGCGAGATTTGCGAGCGCGAAACGCCGCCTTGCCGCGATGCGGGCAACGGTCACGCCATCCATTGCCATATTCCCGTGGACGAACTGCGGGCGCTGCAAGCGGGCGAAAACGTGACCTGA
- a CDS encoding ABC transporter permease yields MSTLAAVKPKRFDALGALARSATFDVGVLILLFWVVCALFGHWLTPQDPYASDPLNSLAAPSADHWFGTDQLGRDVFARVIVGSRDILTIAPLATLLGTAAGTALGLVVGYFGGWVDAVVGRAIDALLALPLVIVALLALAAVGASNTTVILVIGLTFAPITARTVRAAVLGERHLDYVLAAQLRGENAFYIMFAEILPNVLPPIVVEATVRLGYAIFAVATLSFLGFGIQPPSADWGLALSESYTLMAGGAWWTVVFDAAAIASLVVAVNLVADAVQGVLDR; encoded by the coding sequence ATGAGCACGCTGGCTGCCGTCAAACCGAAGCGGTTCGACGCCCTCGGCGCGCTCGCGCGTTCGGCCACGTTCGACGTCGGCGTGTTGATTCTGCTCTTTTGGGTCGTGTGCGCGCTCTTCGGGCACTGGCTCACGCCGCAAGACCCGTATGCGTCCGATCCGTTGAATTCGCTCGCCGCGCCTTCCGCCGACCACTGGTTCGGCACCGATCAGCTGGGCCGCGACGTGTTCGCGCGCGTGATCGTCGGCTCACGCGACATTCTCACGATTGCGCCATTGGCGACGCTGCTCGGCACGGCGGCGGGCACGGCGCTCGGGCTCGTGGTCGGCTATTTCGGCGGCTGGGTGGATGCCGTGGTCGGCCGCGCGATCGACGCGCTGCTCGCGCTGCCGCTCGTGATCGTGGCGCTGCTCGCGCTCGCCGCCGTGGGCGCGAGCAACACGACGGTGATCCTCGTGATCGGCCTCACCTTCGCGCCGATCACCGCGCGCACGGTCCGCGCCGCCGTGCTCGGCGAGCGGCATCTCGACTACGTGCTCGCGGCGCAACTGCGCGGCGAAAACGCGTTCTACATCATGTTCGCGGAAATTCTGCCGAACGTGCTGCCGCCTATCGTCGTCGAAGCGACGGTGCGCCTCGGCTACGCGATCTTCGCGGTCGCGACGCTGTCGTTTCTCGGCTTCGGCATTCAGCCGCCTTCCGCCGACTGGGGACTCGCGCTCTCGGAAAGCTACACGCTGATGGCGGGCGGCGCGTGGTGGACGGTCGTGTTCGACGCGGCGGCGATTGCATCGCTCGTCGTCGCGGTGAATCTCGTCGCGGATGCCGTGCAAGGAGTGCTCGACCGATGA
- a CDS encoding Rap1a/Tai family immunity protein: MKRALSLAASFALCVATAAHAQSAPTPGASDPSFSAWSLAQQCGQKGDNAAQGQCVGAVRGIVRGYQYGVLFLSQRASMPANETRRVSLCLTDTTVSSIVDDFLADAKQVSEADLRRTPAEVAVLGSVHAHHACS, from the coding sequence ATGAAACGCGCTCTCTCGCTCGCCGCTTCCTTCGCGCTGTGCGTTGCCACGGCGGCCCACGCACAGTCCGCGCCGACGCCCGGCGCGTCCGATCCGAGCTTCTCCGCGTGGTCGCTCGCGCAGCAATGCGGCCAGAAAGGCGACAACGCCGCGCAAGGACAATGCGTCGGCGCGGTGCGGGGCATCGTGCGCGGGTATCAGTACGGCGTGCTGTTCTTGTCGCAACGTGCTTCCATGCCGGCGAACGAGACGCGGCGCGTGTCGCTGTGCCTGACGGATACGACGGTGTCGTCCATCGTCGATGATTTTCTTGCGGACGCCAAGCAGGTCAGCGAGGCGGACCTCAGGCGCACGCCGGCGGAAGTCGCGGTGCTGGGGTCGGTGCATGCGCATCATGCGTGTTCTTGA